The genomic segment TGACGCTGCGAGTCTGCTCATTGAGCTGCACACGGCCTCGCAGGCTGAGGCTTTGGCGAATCTTGGCCGGGCCAGCCTTCACCATTTCCACGCCAGCACGGGCCAGGATTTCATCCGGCATCTCGGCGCGGCCTTCGATGGAGTCGAACTTCCACTCGTAGGTCCTGCCCTCGGCCTGCACGTTCACAAAGGCATGGAAGGAATGCGGCTCCACCACATCGCCATCACCGATGTAGTAGTCGGCTTCTTTTTTAAAGTTGATGGTGTCTGTGCGGTTGATTCGCTCCAGCTTGATGACGATCTTCACGTCCTTCGGATCAAAGGGCTGGCCGTCTTTGTAGAAATAGACGTGAAACTCAGGCGTTACGCCCTCCGGCTCGTAGATCTGCACTTCGCACTCAAAGTCAGGCTCGCCAAAATAGCGGCCACCATGTGGGCCGCGTCGCTTGCTGGGATCATCGGCTGCGGCTGCTCCACCATGACCTCCTTCTTCTGTTTTGCTGCCGAGTTCGATGCCGAGGATGCGTTTGGCAGCATAAGCGCCGCCGATGAGGAGCAGTGCAATGAGCGCCGCATTGAGAATGGCTTTGTAGTTCATGAATGGGTAAATTTGAATGGGGTGTTACTTGCTGGCTTTGTTCAGCGTGATGGGCGCGGCGGTAAGTGCGGAAATCTCCGCCTGGGCCTGGTGATAGTCCGAGAGGGCGCGGAGGTGCTGATTGCGCGCCTGGATGAGCGTGCGGCGTGCGTCGAGGATTTCGAGCTGGGTGAAGCGCCCAGCTTCGTAGCCCTGCATGACGGCTTCTTCGGCTTCCTTCGCGCCCGGCAGCACGTCTTTGTTCAGCAGCTCAACTTCCGTGGTGGCACGGAGCAGAACTTGATACGCGGCGCTCAGCTGGGCATACACATTCATCTCAGAAGTCTTGCGCTCGCTGTCCGTCTTGGCGATTTCCGCCTCCGCTTCGGCTATGCCTCCCTGGTTTTTGTTCTTGAAGGGCAGTGGGATCGAGAAGCCTACGACGAACGAAACATCGTCAGCCTTGCCCAACATGCGCGGGCCAGCGGAGACCGTAATATCTGGCTTTGCCAGCGACTTTTGCTTTGCCAGTGCCGCGTAGCGTCGATCTCGTTCAGCAGACCATCGCGCGATCTCGGGATTATTTTGAATACGCTGAACGAGGGTGGAAAACTTCGGAACAGCTTTGATGCCTTCCAGATCACCTTTCACGGAATCAAAGTCCGCTGTCTGCGATCCCCACTGAACTGCGAGATTGATTCTCGCCGTGGCAAGTGTTCGCTTTGCCTGTTCCATCTCGATCTTCGCCGACGCAACGGCTACCTTGCTTCGCATGACCTCAACAGCGTTGGCCTTGCCAGCCTCGACACGCTTCTGCGTCATTGGCGTGACCTTCTCTGCCAGCGCGGCAGTTTCCTCGGCGAGTTGCACTTGGCGTTGGGCAGCGAGCACTGCCACGAAAGCCTGCGTGGTGTTTTTAAGCACCTCGACACGGCGTACTTGATATGCCCACTCCGACACATTGCGACTCGCAGAAGCTTCGTTGACACGCGCCTGCCGTTTACCACCCAGCTCAACGAGCTGCCCCAGTTCCAAAGTGTTTTCCATGATGTCTCCACCACGGTAGGGGCCGCTGCCGGGCAGGTTTTGGGCGCTGTAGTTGATGACGGGATTGGGTTTTAATCCCGCCTGGAGTGTCCGCGCCTCAGCAGCGCGGATGTCGTAGTCATAGGATTTGAGTTCGGGGTTTTGCCTGAGAGACAGTGCAAGGGCGTCTGACAATGATAAGGAGCCGCCAGGGCTGGCAGCATTGGCATGAGATGCAAAAAGTAGTAACGAAAGAAGGACACGAGGGTGCATGATGAAAGTGGGTGGAGTGCTTGAATGCAGGGGTGATCCAGGCACGATTAGCGTGCATGGATTCGGCGGAAAATGCCGACGCGGAGAGAGGCGTGTGATCCAGGCGCAAAGGCCCGTAGAACATCACACAACGGCTCGACGGGTATTCCCGTCAGCAAGCCCTGCTCAAATCAAGAACACGACCGAGCGTACCACCATCAGTGGTAACGATGGCGATCCACCCTCATCAGGCGGCGGCTGAGCGACCAACTGCGGCTCCTTCATGGAAGCCAAGGTCGTCTCAAAGATTTCAATCAGCTGAATCGGCATGAGGCAGACCACAGGAGCCATCGCCACATCCGGCGGCACTGTATCGGTCGGCGTCTGCACCAAATCATGGTGATGATGGCTGTCTGAATTTAAAGGAGTTTCATCGTGATCATCGTCGTGCTCATGCCCAGAGGGAGCATGGTTTAGCGGCCCCAACTCACCGTTCTCTCCATGACAATGCTCATCCAATGTGATAGCCGATTTGCCCGTGCAATCGCAATAATAGTGAAAGATCCCACCCGACAACTGCACCATCAACATCGCCAAAAGGGCAATGGTGGTAATTGTGCGTTTGTAAGAACGGGACATAGCAAAATGATGCTGGAACGATGTCGAAATTTTTGCAAGGCGAATTTGGCGGGAAGGCCTGAAATGCAGGAGGGGCGGCAGGATTACTGCCTGGATGTAGATTTCGACACTCTGAGGTTACCGAAGAATGCCAGGACCTTTGCCCTTAAAGTTCGCGGAGATTCGATGAAGGGGGCGGGAATCTTGGAGGGAGATGTGGTTATCATGGAGTTTCGGGAGCCCCGGCATGGAGACATTGTTGCAGCTCTCATTGATGGTGAAACCACCCTCAAGCGGTTCATTTTGCAGGCAGGTGTGCCTTATTTACGAGCAGCCAATGTCAAATACCCGGATATCATTCCGGGGAGAGAGCTGGTCATCCAAGGGGGGGCAGATTGCGCTTCTGCGGCTTCCTGAGAGGTGATCAGCTATGATCCTGCACTTTGATGCGGACGCGTTCTTTGCGAGCGTTGAGCAGGCTGCTAATAGCAAACTGCAAGGCAGACTTGTAGCTGTGGGTGGAGAAAAAAGAGGGGTGATTGCCTGACAGGGGGGCAGCCTTTTGCCGACGGAGCCTGTTACACGCTTGAGGTGCTGCGGGTCCAGAAGCCGAGGGTGAGAAAGAGGTGAAGGTAGATCGTTCACTCACTCACGATGTCGGGCAGTTTTGCCGCTGCCTTTTTCAGTGATTCCTCTCCCACGTGCGTATAGTGAGCGCTCATCTGTTCGCTTTCGTGGCCGATCATTTCCATGACCGTGGCTTGATCTACGCCGGCCGCTTTGAGCAGCGAAACCGCAGTATGCCTCAGGCTGTGGAAGCTCAGTGCGTTCAAGTCGCGCTTGGCTCCGCGACCAGATTTTGTTTTGGTATGGCTGACCTTTTCGCGAAGCCCTGCTGCCGCCAAAAGCTTAGCAAACTGATTGCTGAGCGTGCTCACCTTCCCAGTTTTGGCAAAGACGGCTGCAGCATGCGGATGAAGCGGGCCTTGCCGTTTTTCCTTTGGTGTTTTTGTGAGGTGGTTTTTGAGAGGCGTAGCAATAGGAAGGGACATGCGACGTCCTGTCTTGGTGGTGACAAGCGTGATCTTTTCAGAATCCAGGTCAATCGCAGACCACTCCAGTTTGGCCACATCTGAGAGACGCTGACCGATGTAAAGGCCAACCAGGATTATGGATTTCCACTCATCATCGGCGAGAGCTAGAACCTTCTTGATGTCATCCAACTCAAACGGCAGGCGCTCAGTTCCCTCCTCGGACTTCCTGACTGTGTCCACGCTTTCGGCAGGATCTTCGGCAATGATACCGTTCTTCTTTGCCGCTCTAAAAAGCATCTTGATGCACTTGAGGTGGTGGTTGGTGCTTGTGGAAGACATCGTCTCCAACAGGTTGCCACGATATTGCACGACTGATGCACGGCCTACGTGAAAAATGTCTCCGTTGTCTTGGGTCCCTATGAAATCGGCAAAGCGGGTGGTGGCAGAGCGGTAAAAATCCATGGTGGAAGGCTTTGTTTCAGCCTCCTTTTCTTTGAGCCATTCACTGATGAAATCCCGTAGGCTGACAGCTTTAACGGTCTCACCTGTAATCTCTTCATGAAGGTCACTGATGACCTGTTTTACCTGGACAAAGGTGCGTCTCTTCTGGGCAGCCTCTTCATATTTGGCGGCAATTTTTTCTGCTTCTTTCCGGCTTGTGACCTTGGTGGAACGATGACGCCTGATGCCTTTCGCATCGCGGAAGTCAGCGTGGAAAAATTTGGTGCCTTCGCGGCGAAAGACGGATGCCATACCTGATAACAAAACTGATAACATTCGGGATTGTTTGTGTCAATTCATCCTTGTTTGATATTCGCTTAAACCATTT from the Prosthecobacter dejongeii genome contains:
- a CDS encoding TolC family protein; protein product: MHPRVLLSLLLFASHANAASPGGSLSLSDALALSLRQNPELKSYDYDIRAAEARTLQAGLKPNPVINYSAQNLPGSGPYRGGDIMENTLELGQLVELGGKRQARVNEASASRNVSEWAYQVRRVEVLKNTTQAFVAVLAAQRQVQLAEETAALAEKVTPMTQKRVEAGKANAVEVMRSKVAVASAKIEMEQAKRTLATARINLAVQWGSQTADFDSVKGDLEGIKAVPKFSTLVQRIQNNPEIARWSAERDRRYAALAKQKSLAKPDITVSAGPRMLGKADDVSFVVGFSIPLPFKNKNQGGIAEAEAEIAKTDSERKTSEMNVYAQLSAAYQVLLRATTEVELLNKDVLPGAKEAEEAVMQGYEAGRFTQLEILDARRTLIQARNQHLRALSDYHQAQAEISALTAAPITLNKASK
- a CDS encoding LexA family protein, whose amino-acid sequence is MMLERCRNFCKANLAGRPEMQEGRQDYCLDVDFDTLRLPKNARTFALKVRGDSMKGAGILEGDVVIMEFREPRHGDIVAALIDGETTLKRFILQAGVPYLRAANVKYPDIIPGRELVIQGGADCASAAS
- a CDS encoding Y-family DNA polymerase, translating into MILHFDADAFFASVEQAANSKLQGRLVAVGGEKRGVIA
- a CDS encoding tyrosine-type recombinase/integrase: MASVFRREGTKFFHADFRDAKGIRRHRSTKVTSRKEAEKIAAKYEEAAQKRRTFVQVKQVISDLHEEITGETVKAVSLRDFISEWLKEKEAETKPSTMDFYRSATTRFADFIGTQDNGDIFHVGRASVVQYRGNLLETMSSTSTNHHLKCIKMLFRAAKKNGIIAEDPAESVDTVRKSEEGTERLPFELDDIKKVLALADDEWKSIILVGLYIGQRLSDVAKLEWSAIDLDSEKITLVTTKTGRRMSLPIATPLKNHLTKTPKEKRQGPLHPHAAAVFAKTGKVSTLSNQFAKLLAAAGLREKVSHTKTKSGRGAKRDLNALSFHSLRHTAVSLLKAAGVDQATVMEMIGHESEQMSAHYTHVGEESLKKAAAKLPDIVSE